In Leptospira bouyouniensis, the following proteins share a genomic window:
- a CDS encoding glycerophosphodiester phosphodiesterase, producing MKLNRSIYKIYIFVGIISLLGVNCASVETPNRLRKDIDLQGHRGARGLKPENTWPAFEEAIKYKMVTLELDTVLTKDKRVVIHHDSDTNPIICQNADGSQIQKKSLYDMTLSELQALDCGSKKNPNFPKQIPVPGTKLLSLEEFFELVLKHEKKTKEVYEFNIETKFPDDGSASDALVKEHTDKLIQIIEKYKVVDRSTIQSFDLRTLSVSKLKNPKIKTSALFVPTYFQGFLMTIGFGNGYRETILSLAKEKQADIISPYFLYVTPKFVKNSHDKGMMVIPWTVNTEKEMNRLVSCGVDGIISDYPDMLDKVVPRKN from the coding sequence ATGAAATTGAATCGTTCTATTTATAAAATCTACATCTTTGTAGGTATCATAAGTTTGTTGGGTGTGAATTGTGCGAGTGTCGAAACTCCAAATCGTTTGCGTAAGGACATCGACTTACAAGGACATCGTGGTGCACGTGGATTAAAACCAGAAAATACTTGGCCAGCATTTGAAGAAGCAATCAAATACAAAATGGTTACTCTAGAACTTGATACAGTTTTAACAAAAGACAAACGTGTAGTCATTCATCACGATTCTGATACAAATCCGATCATTTGCCAAAACGCAGATGGATCTCAAATCCAAAAAAAATCATTATATGATATGACACTTTCCGAATTGCAGGCGTTAGACTGTGGTTCCAAAAAGAATCCAAATTTTCCAAAACAAATTCCAGTTCCCGGAACCAAACTTTTATCACTAGAAGAATTTTTTGAATTGGTTTTGAAACATGAAAAAAAAACCAAAGAAGTGTATGAATTCAATATCGAAACTAAATTTCCTGATGATGGTTCGGCTTCTGATGCTCTTGTCAAAGAACACACAGATAAACTAATCCAAATTATTGAAAAATACAAAGTAGTGGATCGATCAACCATTCAATCATTTGATCTAAGAACACTCTCAGTTTCGAAACTAAAGAATCCTAAAATTAAAACCAGTGCTCTTTTTGTACCTACTTATTTCCAAGGTTTTCTGATGACAATCGGATTCGGAAATGGATACAGAGAAACAATTCTTAGCTTAGCAAAAGAAAAACAAGCAGATATCATTTCTCCTTATTTCTTATATGTCACTCCGAAGTTTGTCAAAAATTCACATGACAAAGGGATGATGGTCATTCCGTGGACTGTGAATACTGAAAAGGAAATGAATCGTTTGGTTTCCTGTGGAGTGGATGGAATCATTTCTGATTATCCAGATATGTTAGACAAAGTGGTTCCTAGAAAAAACTAA
- a CDS encoding TetR/AcrR family transcriptional regulator produces MGKKGFDTKQKMIEVMASLLEGSGYEATGLTELGKETGTPKGSLYFHFPGGKEELTSLAIEYSGKQLNDFFLTIFDNSDTPTHAIKQVFHALEERIVSSDYQKGCPIATTAMETAGKSPLVSNACKEVYNLWLKTFESYLSSNGYNIRVAKNLSLSILSLWEGALLLTKLQKSPEPLRMAEKTAESLLKQI; encoded by the coding sequence GTGGGAAAAAAAGGATTCGATACCAAACAAAAGATGATCGAAGTGATGGCTTCACTTTTGGAAGGGTCTGGTTATGAAGCAACTGGTCTTACAGAGCTTGGAAAAGAAACGGGAACACCCAAAGGTTCTCTTTACTTTCACTTCCCAGGTGGAAAAGAAGAACTCACAAGCCTTGCCATTGAATATTCAGGTAAACAGTTAAATGATTTTTTCCTCACTATCTTTGATAATAGTGATACACCCACACATGCCATCAAACAAGTGTTCCATGCGCTTGAGGAAAGAATTGTTTCCAGTGATTACCAAAAGGGATGTCCCATAGCGACAACTGCGATGGAAACAGCCGGGAAATCTCCACTTGTTTCCAATGCTTGCAAAGAAGTCTACAACCTATGGTTGAAAACATTTGAATCCTATTTGAGTTCCAATGGTTACAATATACGCGTAGCAAAAAACCTATCCCTTTCCATTCTCTCGTTATGGGAAGGGGCACTATTACTAACCAAATTACAAAAATCACCCGAACCATTGCGTATGGCAGAAAAAACGGCAGAGAGTTTACTGAAACAAATTTGA
- a CDS encoding helix-turn-helix domain-containing protein yields MEKVNYFRNYRERRNLTRIQLSEKLNIPRSAIELLESEDWLRSKFDYVVLVAKELGLSLIDLIRNEFDYDLEREFFNEEEFEEIVARYANARVTLILSELKLFCRNAKVRLDDFDVTELSFSMGNLHKLITLNQKLERGEISTKDALVEFPPKWGKFSNRCN; encoded by the coding sequence ATGGAAAAAGTAAATTATTTTAGAAATTATAGGGAACGAAGGAACCTCACACGCATTCAATTATCAGAAAAATTGAATATTCCTCGTTCCGCGATAGAGTTATTAGAATCTGAAGACTGGCTCCGTTCTAAATTTGATTATGTCGTTTTGGTAGCAAAAGAACTTGGGCTCTCTCTTATTGATCTCATTCGGAATGAATTTGATTATGATTTGGAACGAGAATTTTTTAATGAAGAGGAATTTGAAGAAATTGTCGCACGTTATGCTAACGCACGAGTCACACTCATTTTATCAGAACTCAAATTGTTTTGCCGCAATGCCAAAGTGCGTTTGGATGATTTTGATGTGACAGAACTTTCTTTTTCAATGGGAAATTTGCACAAACTGATCACACTCAATCAAAAATTAGAACGAGGTGAAATCAGCACAAAAGATGCTCTTGTCGAATTTCCGCCAAAATGGGGCAAGTTTAGTAACCGCTGCAATTAA
- the fliG gene encoding flagellar motor switch protein FliG: protein MINKKPSLTGRQKAAIFLVAVGNEVASEIFKHLREDEIEQITFEIARLDKITPEDKEKVLVEFNELMMAQEFITNGGIDFARGLLEKALGNQKAIDIINRLTSSLQVRPFDFIRRTDPAHLLNFIQGEHPQTIALILSYLDPQKASNILSNLPHQIQAEVAKRIATMDRVSPDVLREVERVLERKLSTLASEDYTSAGGIDSVVEILNLVDRGTEKTIIEALEEEDPELAEEIKKRMFVFEDIVLLDDRAIQKVMREVDNTDLAKALKSVDSEVQDKIFKNMSKRAANLLREDMDFMGPVRLKDVEDAQQKIVNIIRKLEEAGEIVVARAGEDELVV, encoded by the coding sequence ATGATCAATAAGAAGCCATCGCTCACAGGTAGACAAAAGGCCGCCATCTTTTTGGTTGCGGTTGGAAACGAAGTGGCCTCCGAAATTTTTAAACACCTTCGTGAAGACGAGATCGAACAAATCACGTTCGAAATTGCTCGTTTAGATAAAATCACACCAGAAGACAAAGAGAAGGTGCTTGTAGAGTTCAATGAACTCATGATGGCGCAGGAATTTATCACGAATGGTGGTATTGACTTTGCTCGTGGGTTACTTGAAAAAGCTCTTGGTAACCAAAAAGCCATCGATATCATCAACCGACTCACTTCGTCCTTACAGGTAAGACCGTTTGACTTTATTCGAAGGACTGACCCGGCCCACCTCCTCAACTTTATCCAGGGGGAACACCCGCAAACCATCGCCCTCATTTTATCATATTTGGATCCTCAAAAAGCTTCCAATATCTTATCAAACTTACCACACCAGATCCAAGCGGAAGTGGCTAAGCGGATTGCGACAATGGACCGAGTGTCACCAGACGTACTCCGCGAGGTAGAACGGGTGTTAGAACGTAAACTTTCGACACTTGCATCGGAAGATTATACTTCTGCTGGGGGTATTGATTCGGTGGTTGAAATTTTGAACTTAGTAGACCGGGGAACTGAGAAAACCATTATTGAAGCCCTGGAAGAAGAAGATCCAGAACTTGCCGAAGAAATCAAAAAACGGATGTTCGTATTCGAAGATATCGTATTACTCGATGACCGTGCCATCCAAAAGGTTATGCGTGAAGTGGATAACACTGATTTGGCGAAGGCGCTAAAATCTGTGGATTCTGAAGTACAAGATAAAATTTTCAAAAACATGTCGAAACGTGCGGCAAACCTACTCCGAGAAGATATGGACTTTATGGGTCCGGTTCGTTTGAAAGATGTGGAAGATGCTCAGCAAAAGATTGTAAATATCATCCGTAAACTGGAAGAAGCGGGCGAGATCGTTGTGGCTCGTGCGGGAGAAGACGAACTTGTTGTATAA
- a CDS encoding peptidoglycan recognition protein family protein, protein MCQNLVKISLIFLISTGCSSFFRKTPNFATIQIPNLIPFSDVDGLKLDQWQKLSKPREQTSISAIILHNSGKHKFADFFRLSSQNQFLFHFYVDATGVIYGDPNFLTKEWTAAPGIDTESIHIVYEGTQETLYNNYKQKEVLEKTILYLAEELYIPKTNYDIISKKGIFTHNQAKRRFGGFVDFSPCGSELALNQILSHIGGKFYEEDEWKDRFVTGWVLKKENKDLLKDNFHPTNGRGITKAEKLIFNHLEKTDKGLTPEEYRVKYTFRGKIQPSCVVLHYTAIPDYFRSLRTLEARNLTASIMVDTNGKAYQLVDVIEDRASAATGTNDNCIQIEIVAKDTEELLKQPEQIQKVKDLVLELTTKYKIPLSNEKLEDLRGVFSHTQAKKKWGGSIFLNAKDFDPGEEYMELILNSIGGKYFPEPEWKNRSSMDWAILYRNFQP, encoded by the coding sequence TTGTGTCAGAATCTTGTAAAAATATCACTCATTTTCCTTATTTCGACAGGATGTAGTAGTTTTTTTCGAAAGACACCAAACTTTGCAACCATCCAAATTCCCAATTTGATTCCATTTTCTGATGTAGATGGGTTGAAACTTGACCAATGGCAAAAACTGTCTAAACCAAGAGAACAAACTTCAATCTCAGCCATCATCCTTCATAACAGTGGCAAACATAAGTTCGCAGATTTCTTTCGATTATCTTCCCAAAACCAATTTCTCTTTCATTTTTATGTAGATGCTACTGGAGTTATCTATGGAGATCCGAATTTTTTAACAAAAGAATGGACTGCAGCTCCTGGCATTGATACAGAATCCATTCACATTGTGTATGAAGGCACACAAGAAACTCTTTATAACAACTACAAACAAAAAGAAGTTTTAGAAAAAACCATCCTCTACTTGGCAGAGGAATTGTACATTCCTAAAACCAATTACGACATCATTTCGAAAAAAGGAATTTTCACTCACAACCAAGCAAAACGTAGGTTTGGTGGTTTCGTTGACTTCTCTCCTTGTGGAAGTGAGTTGGCACTCAATCAAATCCTTTCACACATCGGTGGAAAATTTTATGAAGAAGATGAATGGAAGGACCGGTTTGTTACAGGTTGGGTTTTAAAAAAAGAAAACAAAGACTTACTAAAAGATAATTTCCATCCTACAAACGGCCGTGGTATCACCAAAGCGGAAAAACTGATTTTCAATCATTTAGAAAAAACTGACAAAGGCCTTACCCCCGAAGAGTATCGTGTGAAGTATACTTTCCGTGGAAAAATCCAACCAAGTTGTGTGGTATTACATTATACTGCTATACCTGATTATTTTAGATCTCTTCGTACATTAGAAGCAAGAAACCTCACAGCTTCCATCATGGTTGATACCAATGGTAAAGCCTACCAATTGGTGGATGTGATTGAAGATAGAGCATCAGCAGCCACCGGAACAAATGATAACTGTATCCAAATCGAAATAGTTGCCAAAGACACAGAAGAATTATTAAAGCAACCAGAACAAATTCAGAAAGTAAAAGACCTTGTTTTAGAACTCACAACCAAATACAAAATCCCATTGTCCAATGAAAAGTTGGAGGACCTAAGGGGAGTATTTAGCCATACCCAAGCCAAAAAAAAATGGGGTGGATCGATCTTTCTCAATGCAAAGGATTTTGATCCAGGGGAAGAATATATGGAACTCATCTTAAATTCGATTGGTGGAAAATACTTTCCAGAACCAGAATGGAAAAATCGAAGTTCCATGGACTGGGCCATTTTATACCGCAATTTTCAACCGTAA
- the pepN gene encoding aminopeptidase N encodes MKQTFTILTFGILFLFQHCRFTTPNYHLTLQEAEYRYETIENIKYNLDIRLTSKDSFTGKVDIQFVGKKIRDLRLDYFQGEIKSIVFNDEALSQFEYKNGQIQLPSNRLMIGNNKVSVIFETPFAKTGNGLHKFVDPDDKETYIYSQFEAFHANKMFPCFDQPDLKATFHLQVSAPKNWKVISTTLPTSQSKTENPDEVLYKFPESKKISTYVFSLHAGPYQVWEDKYESIPLRLFVRKSLAKYVEPKDWFTFTKEGFAFFNSYFGIPYPFEKYDQIIVPEFNFGAMENVAAVTFSERFVSRSTMTRSQRENLSDVILHEMAHMWFGNLVTMKWWNGLWLNESFATYMASLAQAKNSEFQETWISFFEKMKQWAYEEDSFSTNHPVEAKVNDTEEAFTQFDGITYGKGASVLKQLVFFIGEDSFQKGVQNYLRKYSYSNSTLADFLKELEFVSGFSMKKWSKDWLETKGTNQIELTTVCAENHLYGKIIQSAPGPENKLRDHKTILGLYFFDRTNKQISYEQFPVVYSGRSSEAILNLKSCPDYVFMNAEDHDFAIWNWTNTNKENLEFVLEYDTDPMRKLILWTDYFRQVTLANITFDEFKDSATRLYQVESDTKIKRWLLSKLASDNGASYASSRFWFPETKRISQLDSLQTFLLSELTKAKVGSDEQKYLFLSLIDTTYSVSSQKRLYDVLDNKLIFPGLKIDQDLRWNMIIKLSSLEKERNKIQAIIDREKKLDPSSRGVNSSLAAEAAEPNAKVKNKWIQILLNPKTSEYSSSTLRVVSYSLFPEYQKDIQLQFLDTYFDALDKFQHTDDENYLDAFAKSLAPDFCTDVTLLILKKFTNNHPKLPASVKKTLMKQIDSEKRCIQMKNKHKDLILQ; translated from the coding sequence ATGAAACAAACATTTACAATCCTTACTTTTGGAATTTTATTTTTATTCCAACACTGTCGTTTTACTACTCCAAATTACCACCTAACATTACAAGAAGCCGAATACCGATACGAAACCATTGAAAATATAAAATATAATTTAGACATTCGATTGACATCTAAGGATAGTTTTACGGGAAAAGTTGATATCCAATTTGTTGGCAAAAAAATTCGTGATTTACGATTGGATTATTTCCAAGGAGAAATTAAGTCCATCGTCTTCAATGATGAAGCTCTTTCTCAATTCGAATACAAAAACGGACAAATTCAATTACCGTCAAATCGATTGATGATTGGAAACAACAAAGTATCAGTTATATTCGAAACTCCTTTTGCCAAAACAGGAAATGGCCTACATAAATTTGTTGATCCTGATGATAAAGAAACCTATATCTATTCTCAATTTGAAGCATTTCACGCAAACAAAATGTTTCCTTGTTTCGATCAACCTGACTTAAAAGCGACTTTCCATCTCCAAGTCTCCGCACCAAAAAATTGGAAAGTCATCTCTACTACCCTTCCTACTTCACAAAGTAAAACAGAAAATCCAGATGAAGTTTTATACAAGTTCCCTGAATCAAAAAAAATATCTACTTATGTATTTTCCTTACATGCAGGTCCTTACCAAGTTTGGGAAGACAAATACGAATCCATTCCCTTACGATTATTTGTTCGTAAGTCTTTAGCTAAGTATGTAGAACCAAAAGATTGGTTTACGTTTACAAAGGAAGGATTTGCTTTTTTTAATTCCTATTTTGGAATTCCTTATCCTTTCGAAAAATACGACCAAATCATTGTACCTGAATTTAACTTTGGTGCAATGGAAAACGTAGCAGCTGTTACATTTTCTGAAAGATTTGTATCTCGCTCGACCATGACTCGTTCTCAACGGGAAAACCTTTCGGATGTAATTTTACACGAAATGGCACATATGTGGTTTGGCAACTTAGTCACAATGAAATGGTGGAATGGACTTTGGTTAAACGAAAGTTTTGCAACGTATATGGCAAGTTTAGCCCAAGCCAAAAATTCCGAATTCCAAGAAACCTGGATTAGTTTTTTTGAAAAAATGAAACAATGGGCTTATGAGGAAGACAGTTTCAGCACAAACCATCCTGTCGAAGCAAAAGTAAATGATACTGAAGAAGCCTTCACTCAATTTGATGGAATTACTTATGGAAAAGGTGCATCTGTTTTAAAACAATTAGTGTTTTTTATAGGCGAAGACAGTTTCCAAAAAGGAGTACAGAATTATTTACGTAAATACTCGTACTCAAATTCAACACTTGCAGATTTTTTAAAAGAACTTGAATTTGTCAGTGGGTTCTCAATGAAAAAATGGTCGAAAGATTGGTTGGAAACCAAAGGTACCAACCAAATCGAACTTACAACCGTTTGTGCGGAAAACCATCTGTATGGAAAAATCATCCAATCGGCTCCTGGTCCAGAAAACAAACTACGTGACCATAAAACTATCCTTGGTCTCTACTTTTTTGATCGAACAAATAAACAAATATCATACGAACAGTTCCCAGTCGTTTATTCAGGTCGATCAAGTGAAGCTATCTTAAATTTAAAATCCTGTCCCGATTACGTTTTTATGAATGCAGAAGATCATGATTTTGCCATTTGGAACTGGACAAATACTAACAAAGAGAATTTAGAATTTGTATTGGAGTATGACACTGACCCAATGCGAAAACTCATACTATGGACTGACTATTTTAGACAAGTAACATTAGCAAATATTACATTTGATGAATTCAAAGACAGTGCTACTCGACTCTACCAAGTTGAATCTGATACAAAAATAAAACGTTGGTTACTTTCTAAACTTGCTTCCGACAATGGTGCATCCTATGCTTCAAGTCGTTTTTGGTTTCCTGAAACCAAAAGGATTTCCCAATTAGATTCTCTACAAACTTTTCTATTATCAGAACTTACAAAGGCAAAAGTTGGAAGTGATGAACAAAAGTATTTGTTCTTATCTTTGATTGATACTACATATTCAGTATCCAGTCAAAAACGATTGTATGATGTCTTAGACAACAAACTCATTTTTCCAGGATTAAAAATCGACCAAGACCTACGTTGGAATATGATCATTAAACTCAGTTCATTGGAAAAAGAACGAAATAAAATCCAGGCAATCATTGATCGTGAAAAAAAATTAGATCCTTCCAGCCGAGGTGTGAATTCGAGCCTGGCTGCAGAAGCAGCGGAACCAAATGCGAAAGTAAAAAACAAATGGATCCAAATTTTACTCAACCCAAAGACAAGTGAATACTCATCTTCAACGTTAAGAGTTGTATCTTATTCTTTATTTCCAGAATACCAAAAAGACATCCAACTCCAATTTTTAGATACATATTTTGATGCACTGGATAAATTCCAACATACAGATGATGAAAACTATTTAGATGCTTTCGCTAAAAGTTTAGCACCTGATTTTTGTACAGATGTTACTTTGTTAATCCTCAAAAAATTCACGAACAACCATCCCAAATTACCTGCTTCTGTGAAAAAAACTTTGATGAAACAAATTGATTCTGAGAAAAGATGCATCCAAATGAAAAATAAACATAAAGATCTTATTTTACAATAA
- a CDS encoding FAD-dependent oxidoreductase yields the protein MMGIPIFNDKIITPKKHAETINTYQIQNGKWELTADVVIIGSGAGGAVAARELSKNGWKVVLIEEGSYFTPAQFNSDEFLSQARLYRDAGFIVTEEQTLSILQGKSIGGSTTVNWQTSLYPPDYVTNEWSERFGWQGYSREEMDVYVSEVHERLGVHEVPDNLINANNNVLRVGGKKLGLTPLVLRNNNRGCIGLGRCGLGCPINAKQSTFLTWIPDAIEAGATVVSNMRAVKIRDGKIKTVVAEFTPDAYEKAPSVIIETMEIKAPVVIVSAGAIEGPALLQRSGIGNGWVGRNLKVHPTSTIFGKFDTEIKMFQGPPQSIVIKDGHNQNGTGYGYWLEAAPYRPTLASSLVPFYGKQQFDVMKDYTNYNAGIVLVRDGADGEANASVKYSLGRRKVYFELTPTDGMNMLKGLKALAEVTVAAGAKELIFPFTRFTEPYKVTGNDNFDWILKESTRPGDLTVGSAHPHGSIQSANDPEKGAVDLNLEIYGHKNIFVMDASVYPTGLSVNPQITTMSIVLRASRNLASQKEERTKI from the coding sequence ATCATGGGAATTCCTATTTTTAACGATAAAATCATCACTCCAAAAAAACACGCAGAAACAATTAACACCTACCAAATCCAAAATGGAAAATGGGAACTCACAGCAGACGTTGTGATTATAGGATCTGGTGCAGGTGGCGCGGTAGCAGCAAGAGAACTATCTAAAAACGGATGGAAAGTAGTCCTTATCGAAGAAGGAAGTTATTTTACACCAGCCCAATTCAATTCAGATGAATTTTTATCACAAGCAAGACTTTACCGTGATGCTGGGTTTATCGTCACCGAAGAACAAACGTTATCGATATTACAAGGTAAGTCAATCGGTGGTTCCACCACAGTCAATTGGCAAACATCATTGTATCCACCAGACTACGTAACCAACGAATGGAGTGAACGATTTGGATGGCAAGGGTATTCAAGAGAAGAAATGGATGTTTACGTATCGGAAGTTCATGAAAGATTAGGTGTACACGAAGTTCCAGATAACTTAATCAATGCAAATAATAATGTATTACGTGTTGGTGGAAAAAAGTTAGGTCTCACACCACTAGTTTTACGTAATAATAACAGAGGTTGTATTGGCCTTGGTCGTTGTGGTCTTGGATGTCCGATCAACGCAAAACAATCAACTTTCTTAACGTGGATTCCTGATGCCATAGAAGCTGGAGCCACTGTTGTTTCCAATATGCGCGCAGTGAAAATCCGTGATGGCAAAATCAAAACTGTCGTGGCAGAGTTTACCCCTGATGCATACGAAAAAGCTCCATCTGTCATAATAGAAACCATGGAAATCAAAGCTCCAGTTGTGATTGTGAGCGCTGGTGCCATTGAGGGTCCTGCCCTTTTACAAAGGAGTGGGATCGGAAATGGTTGGGTCGGCAGGAATTTAAAAGTTCATCCTACATCGACGATCTTTGGTAAATTTGATACTGAAATCAAAATGTTCCAAGGCCCACCTCAATCCATAGTGATCAAAGATGGTCATAACCAAAATGGAACTGGTTACGGGTATTGGTTAGAGGCAGCTCCTTACAGACCAACTCTAGCTTCTTCTTTGGTTCCCTTTTACGGCAAACAACAGTTTGATGTGATGAAAGATTACACCAATTACAATGCTGGTATTGTTCTTGTTCGTGATGGAGCAGATGGCGAAGCCAATGCCAGTGTGAAGTACAGTCTTGGTAGAAGAAAAGTGTACTTTGAACTCACTCCCACTGACGGTATGAATATGTTAAAAGGATTAAAAGCTTTAGCGGAAGTCACAGTGGCAGCAGGGGCGAAAGAACTCATCTTTCCGTTCACCAGGTTCACAGAGCCTTATAAAGTTACAGGGAACGATAACTTTGATTGGATCTTAAAAGAAAGTACAAGACCAGGCGATTTGACTGTTGGTTCTGCACACCCACATGGTTCCATCCAGTCGGCAAATGATCCTGAAAAGGGTGCAGTTGATTTAAATTTGGAAATTTATGGTCATAAAAACATATTTGTCATGGATGCCTCAGTTTACCCTACAGGACTTTCGGTGAACCCACAAATAACGACGATGAGTATCGTTCTCAGAGCATCGCGTAATTTGGCTTCGCAAAAAGAAGAAAGAACGAAGATCTAA
- a CDS encoding TRL domain-containing protein, giving the protein MKQKLLKHISNVLFGLTIGSFISCANIGQPQGIGPTGLIYASYTLALSERPLPKQTLKQGKACLKRYGFFYVTGDGSIHSAAENAGIQEIFRIEKEATNYLSLYSTLCTVVWGI; this is encoded by the coding sequence ATGAAACAGAAATTATTAAAACATATTTCAAACGTTCTGTTTGGATTAACGATTGGATCTTTTATTTCCTGTGCTAACATTGGCCAACCACAAGGTATTGGACCTACAGGTCTAATTTATGCATCATATACACTTGCCTTATCCGAAAGACCCCTTCCCAAACAAACCTTAAAGCAAGGCAAGGCTTGTCTCAAACGTTATGGTTTCTTTTATGTCACTGGAGATGGAAGTATTCATTCTGCTGCTGAGAATGCAGGAATCCAAGAAATTTTTCGAATCGAAAAAGAGGCAACGAATTACCTCTCTCTCTATTCTACTTTATGTACAGTGGTTTGGGGGATTTAG
- a CDS encoding TRL-like family protein: MVQKIFQLVLVFLLFHLFFVSCASPGFGPRGLLFTKTKIGVFGTGEPSKRRVTSCVHSIFGLVSFGNASFEFLKSRSKIHTVTETNWTTFAVLGIYANLCVEISGNE; the protein is encoded by the coding sequence TTGGTTCAAAAAATCTTTCAATTGGTTTTGGTGTTTTTACTATTTCACCTATTTTTTGTTAGTTGTGCATCACCAGGTTTTGGTCCAAGAGGATTATTATTCACCAAAACTAAAATTGGTGTATTTGGAACAGGTGAACCTTCCAAAAGGCGAGTCACTTCTTGTGTTCATTCTATCTTTGGTCTGGTATCATTTGGAAATGCATCTTTCGAATTTTTAAAATCTAGATCCAAAATCCATACAGTAACAGAAACCAATTGGACCACATTCGCGGTTCTTGGAATCTACGCGAACCTTTGTGTCGAAATCTCAGGGAACGAATGA